One region of Lactobacillus johnsonii genomic DNA includes:
- the phnD gene encoding phosphate/phosphite/phosphonate ABC transporter substrate-binding protein, with the protein MKIKKFLIGAAMILLAASTAACSNNKSASKASDGYTPKELNVQFVPSVQASKLEAKAKPLQGLLEKQLHMPVHVTVSTDNSALVEAMASKKVDVGFLPPDAYVLAHKRGVADVLLQAQRYGYDEPSGKQNHKLMDSYRSMIVVKKGSKIKSWKDLKGKTIAVQDPTSTSGYVLPIAELHKKGLNVPKDCKLVQVKGHDQAVLSVYNGDADAAFVFSDARPLAAKDAPAVMKDVVPIYFTKYIPNDTVAVRSGMSKSFRKKLATAFKDIAKTKKGKKILENIYQHYGYVDSKDSNFNIVREYEAEAKKAEK; encoded by the coding sequence ATGAAGATAAAGAAATTTTTAATCGGCGCTGCTATGATTTTACTTGCCGCATCAACTGCTGCATGTTCCAACAATAAGTCTGCTTCTAAAGCAAGTGATGGCTATACTCCTAAAGAATTAAACGTTCAGTTTGTTCCTAGTGTCCAAGCGTCTAAACTTGAAGCTAAAGCTAAGCCATTACAAGGCTTGCTTGAAAAGCAATTACATATGCCTGTTCATGTGACTGTTTCAACTGATAACTCTGCTTTAGTTGAAGCAATGGCATCAAAGAAAGTTGATGTTGGTTTCTTACCACCTGATGCTTATGTCTTAGCTCACAAACGTGGTGTAGCGGATGTTTTACTACAAGCACAACGTTATGGCTATGACGAACCAAGCGGTAAGCAAAACCACAAATTAATGGATAGCTACCGTTCAATGATCGTAGTTAAAAAGGGCTCTAAGATCAAATCTTGGAAAGATCTAAAAGGTAAGACAATTGCCGTTCAAGATCCAACCTCTACTTCTGGTTACGTTCTTCCAATTGCGGAACTTCACAAGAAAGGTTTAAATGTACCAAAAGATTGTAAATTAGTTCAAGTTAAGGGCCACGATCAAGCTGTTTTATCAGTTTATAACGGTGATGCCGATGCTGCCTTTGTCTTCTCTGACGCTCGTCCTCTTGCTGCTAAAGATGCACCTGCTGTAATGAAGGATGTTGTTCCAATTTACTTTACTAAATACATTCCAAACGATACTGTTGCTGTTAGAAGCGGCATGTCTAAGTCATTTAGAAAGAAACTTGCTACTGCCTTTAAGGATATTGCTAAGACCAAGAAGGGTAAGAAGATCCTTGAAAATATTTACCAACACTATGGTTATGTAGATTCTAAAGATTCTAACTTCAATATTGTTCGTGAATACGAAGCTGAAGCTAAAAAGGCTGAAAAATAA